A DNA window from Arachis hypogaea cultivar Tifrunner chromosome 18, arahy.Tifrunner.gnm2.J5K5, whole genome shotgun sequence contains the following coding sequences:
- the LOC112772247 gene encoding uncharacterized protein produces the protein MNNRNTTFITFNNKNRPIIKDSSSSSSSSSRSYANGEDYMMMSGFPWPPRSYSCSFCRKEFKSAQALGGHMNVHRRDRARLRHQSPPPLSTNLHHQVPNLNLNLNPIIITATSTSNPNSDNNLSSYKKPSTTTLPLFVMDGVLLSPLSTKPNNILEQVEGYDGNFATREDEEGCKILKKGEILRVDLEIGLPIPSTTTTTTKKVDYDLDLELRLGTCS, from the coding sequence ATGAATAATAGGAACACCACTTTCATCACCTTCAACAACAAGAATCGTCCAATAATAAAAGATTCAtcgtcttcatcatcatcatcatcaagaagcTATGCCAATGGTGAAGACTACATGATGATGAGTGGTTTTCCATGGCCACCAAGATCATACTCATGCAGCTTCTGTAGAAAAGAGTTCAAGTCAGCACAAGCACTTGGCGGACACATGAATGTTCATAGAAGAGATAGAGCAAGGTTGAGGCATCAATCACCACCTCCATTATCAACTAATCTTCATCATCAAGTTCCTAATCTCAACCTTAATCTTAACCCTATCATTATTACTGCTACTAGTACCTCTAACCCTAATAGTGATAATAACTTGTCATCATACAAAAAACCTTCCACTACTACATTGCCCTTGTTTGTTATGGATGGTGTTTTACTTAGCCCTTTGAGCACAAAACCTAACAACATTCTGGAACAAGTTGAAGGATATGATGGTAATTTCGCAACAAGAGAAGACGAAGAAGGGTGCAAGATCTTGAAGAAAGGTGAGATTCTGAGAGTGGATTTGGAGATAGGGTTGCCTATTccttctactactactactactactaaaaaAGTAGATTATGATTTGGATCTTGAGCTTCGTTTGGGTACTTGCTCTTAA